In the genome of Candidatus Nanopelagicales bacterium, one region contains:
- a CDS encoding N(5)-(carboxyethyl)ornithine synthase, protein MDQLSLGVLATSRKENESRLPLHPRHLDQIDADLRARIYLEQGYGEKFGYPDEALAPLVAGIDSAEAIFAERDVVLLPKPTLADAQRLSRGQVLWGWPHAVQDTELTQVAIDNKLTLIAWEAMNIWKASGEFSLHVFHMNNELAGYCSVLHAMTLIGSTGTYGRQLNAAVIGFGNTARGAINALQALGIHDVTVLTMREVAAVASPIPTVVLEHLDRDVADSSRTFIETTGGDISAAQYLSKFDIVVNCVLQDTDAPMMFVTNEDLALFSTGTLFVDVSCDLGMGFEFARPTTFEDPTFDVGHGMSYYAVDHSPTYLWNSATWDISESLLPYLRSVMSGPTAWEADATISRAIEIRDGVIANPKILSFQNRVEVYPHARR, encoded by the coding sequence ATGGACCAACTCAGCCTCGGAGTATTGGCGACCTCGCGCAAAGAGAACGAGTCACGCCTGCCGCTGCACCCCCGGCACCTGGATCAGATCGATGCCGACCTGCGCGCCCGGATCTACCTCGAGCAGGGCTACGGCGAGAAGTTCGGCTATCCGGATGAGGCGCTGGCCCCACTGGTCGCCGGGATCGATTCTGCGGAAGCCATCTTCGCCGAGCGCGACGTCGTGCTGCTGCCGAAGCCGACGCTGGCGGACGCGCAGCGACTCTCCCGGGGTCAGGTGCTGTGGGGTTGGCCGCACGCAGTGCAGGACACCGAACTGACACAGGTAGCCATCGACAACAAGCTGACCCTGATTGCGTGGGAAGCGATGAACATCTGGAAGGCGTCAGGAGAGTTTTCCCTGCACGTGTTTCACATGAACAACGAACTCGCGGGCTACTGTTCGGTCCTCCACGCAATGACGCTGATTGGTTCCACTGGTACCTACGGTAGGCAACTCAACGCCGCGGTCATCGGGTTCGGCAATACTGCCCGAGGAGCCATCAATGCCCTCCAGGCCCTCGGCATTCACGACGTCACCGTCCTGACAATGCGTGAAGTCGCCGCGGTGGCATCGCCGATTCCAACAGTTGTCCTTGAACATCTTGATCGAGATGTGGCCGATTCGAGCCGAACCTTCATCGAGACGACCGGCGGCGACATCAGCGCAGCGCAGTACCTGTCCAAGTTCGACATCGTCGTCAACTGCGTCTTGCAGGACACCGACGCTCCGATGATGTTCGTGACGAACGAGGACTTGGCGCTGTTCTCCACCGGGACGTTGTTCGTCGACGTTTCGTGCGACCTCGGCATGGGGTTCGAATTCGCACGGCCCACCACGTTTGAAGATCCCACGTTCGACGTTGGGCACGGCATGTCCTACTACGCCGTCGACCACTCCCCCACCTACCTCTGGAACAGCGCGACGTGGGACATCAGTGAGTCGTTGCTACCTTATCTGCGGTCAGTCATGAGTGGTCCGACGGCCTGGGAGGCCGATGCCACGATCTCCCGCGCAATCGAGATCCGCGATGGCGTCATAGCCAACCCCAAGATCCTTAGCTTCCAGAACCGGGTGGAGGTCTACCCGCACGCTCGGCGCTAG
- the npdG gene encoding NADPH-dependent F420 reductase, translated as MTPEPKAPARDPFDLPDVSGLSVGVLGGTGEQGRGLAYRWSLAGHSVILGSRDAGRAQAAATELGNGVRGAANVECATEADVVVVAVPWVGHGELLASLRPQLVGKIVVDCVNPLGFDKQGAFALTVEEGSAAQQAAAILPESRVVAAFHHLSAVLLLDADVAELNTDVMVLGDDRDAAEIVQALAGQLPGVRGIYSGRLRNAHQVEALTANLISVNRRYKAHAGVRLTDV; from the coding sequence ATGACTCCTGAGCCCAAAGCCCCCGCACGCGACCCGTTCGACCTTCCCGACGTTTCCGGGCTATCGGTCGGGGTGCTCGGCGGAACCGGCGAACAGGGACGCGGCCTGGCTTACCGCTGGTCGCTTGCGGGGCATTCGGTGATTCTCGGATCTCGCGATGCCGGTCGAGCCCAGGCTGCCGCGACGGAGCTCGGCAACGGCGTGAGAGGTGCTGCCAACGTCGAATGCGCCACTGAGGCCGACGTGGTTGTGGTCGCGGTTCCGTGGGTCGGGCATGGCGAGTTGTTGGCTTCGCTGCGGCCTCAACTGGTGGGAAAGATCGTGGTCGATTGTGTCAATCCGCTTGGCTTCGACAAGCAAGGTGCGTTCGCGCTGACGGTAGAGGAGGGCTCGGCCGCTCAACAAGCGGCAGCGATTCTTCCCGAGTCGCGGGTGGTGGCGGCCTTCCATCACCTCAGCGCTGTCCTGCTGCTAGACGCAGACGTCGCCGAATTGAACACTGACGTGATGGTTCTCGGCGACGACCGCGACGCAGCCGAAATCGTCCAAGCGCTCGCCGGACAGTTGCCGGGCGTTCGTGGGATCTACTCCGGTCGGCTGCGCAACGCCCACCAGGTCGAGGCGCTCACGGCAAACCTCATCTCGGTTAATCGCCGCTACAAGGCTCATGCGGGCGTGCGATTGACCGATGTCTGA
- the map gene encoding type I methionyl aminopeptidase codes for MPLQMGTLSPRRAVPATIPRPEYVDKPAPAAYVGPEVKDSDTIERMRIAGRIAAQALQEVGRNVGPGVTTDYLDQIGHEFLCDHNAYPSTLGYRGYPKSLCTSLNEVICHGIPDSTVIAEGDIVNIDITAFIGGVHGDTNATFLAGEVESEARLLVERTHEATMRAIKAVAPGRSLNVIGRVIESYAKRFGYGVVRDFTGHGIGTAFHSGLIVPHYDDPAIDLTLEPGMTFTIEPMLTLGTIDYEIWSDDWTVVTKDRKWTAQFEHTLLVTDTGSEILTLP; via the coding sequence ATGCCGCTGCAAATGGGAACCTTGTCGCCCCGACGCGCGGTACCGGCAACCATCCCGCGTCCCGAATACGTCGACAAGCCCGCTCCTGCCGCCTACGTCGGCCCCGAGGTCAAAGACTCCGACACCATCGAGCGAATGCGAATCGCCGGGCGAATCGCAGCCCAGGCGTTGCAGGAGGTTGGACGCAACGTCGGACCCGGGGTGACCACTGACTACTTGGACCAGATCGGGCACGAATTCCTGTGCGACCACAATGCGTACCCCTCGACACTGGGGTACCGGGGCTACCCGAAGTCGCTGTGCACGTCACTTAACGAGGTCATCTGCCACGGGATCCCCGATTCCACAGTGATCGCCGAGGGCGACATCGTCAACATCGACATCACCGCATTCATCGGTGGCGTGCACGGGGATACCAATGCCACCTTCCTGGCGGGCGAGGTTGAGTCCGAGGCGCGTCTGCTGGTCGAACGCACACACGAGGCGACGATGCGCGCGATCAAGGCGGTGGCGCCCGGTCGCTCGCTGAACGTCATCGGCCGGGTCATCGAGTCCTATGCCAAACGCTTCGGCTACGGCGTGGTGCGCGACTTCACCGGCCACGGGATTGGCACGGCATTCCACTCAGGCCTGATCGTCCCGCACTACGACGATCCCGCAATCGATCTAACGCTGGAACCGGGCATGACTTTCACCATCGAACCAATGTTGACGCTGGGAACCATCGACTACGAGATCTGGTCTGACGACTGGACCGTCGTCACCAAGGATCGCAAGTGGACTGCACAGTTTGAGCACACGCTGCTGGTCACCGATACCGGTTCTGAAATCCTGACGCTGCCCTGA
- a CDS encoding MarR family transcriptional regulator, with product MTDWLSDPEQRIWRTFLSANRKLQDHLGRDLQHKHNLSLADYEILVRLSESSKRRMRMSDLADVTLSSRSRLSHQVDRMVKAGLLERADCPDDRRGLFAVLTAEGFAALQKAAPDHVEGVRAYFLDLFSQRELATIGKLCGKVDDRLDGPGV from the coding sequence ATGACCGACTGGCTGAGTGACCCTGAGCAGCGAATCTGGCGAACATTTCTGAGCGCGAATCGCAAACTCCAAGACCACCTCGGCCGCGATCTGCAACACAAGCACAACCTGTCCCTCGCCGATTACGAGATCCTCGTCCGCCTGTCGGAGTCTTCGAAGCGTCGGATGCGAATGAGCGACCTGGCCGACGTCACCCTGTCATCTCGCAGTCGGCTCTCCCACCAGGTCGACCGGATGGTGAAGGCAGGTCTACTTGAGCGCGCAGATTGCCCGGATGACCGGCGGGGATTGTTCGCCGTACTGACCGCCGAGGGCTTCGCCGCGTTGCAGAAGGCCGCTCCAGATCACGTCGAAGGCGTGCGGGCGTACTTCCTGGACCTCTTCAGTCAACGTGAGTTGGCAACGATCGGGAAGCTGTGCGGCAAAGTAGATGACCGCCTCGACGGGCCCGGCGTCTAG
- a CDS encoding inorganic phosphate transporter — MDIALASLILLFALALVFDFTNGFHDAANSVATVVATRALPARWAPAFAATFNFVAYFVVGTAVASTIAKTVKTDYAEFGVIFAALFAAVVWNYITWHLGLPSSSSHAIIGGLVGAGLAAGGFAAISWDSVEKAGIGIGLSPVVAIVIAIVAMYLISGVQRILHWHDNHPVFKGLQLVAAAGLSFGHGANDAQKTMGVMAALLLGAGYTSVGTDGKTIEVPEWVALSAYGAIALGTLWGGWRIIETMGLKITTLHANSGAAANIGATTAIFGATSLGMPISTTHAAAGSVVGAGVASGEGANWRVIGEMLLAWLITIPAVGAVAFGLYWLTQLPIVLAWIAIGAIVIVFGSWAIWAMLHTIHASDVEAEILSEDELEEPLPMHPRIEGHGPVE; from the coding sequence ATGGACATTGCGCTTGCGAGCCTGATCTTGCTCTTCGCCCTCGCGCTCGTCTTCGACTTCACGAACGGGTTTCACGATGCGGCCAACAGCGTCGCCACCGTGGTCGCGACTCGAGCACTGCCTGCGCGCTGGGCGCCGGCCTTTGCGGCGACCTTCAACTTCGTGGCGTACTTCGTCGTTGGGACGGCCGTCGCGAGCACGATCGCCAAGACGGTCAAGACTGACTACGCCGAATTTGGAGTCATCTTTGCCGCCCTTTTCGCGGCGGTGGTGTGGAACTACATCACCTGGCACCTCGGGCTGCCGTCGTCCTCGAGTCACGCCATCATCGGTGGGCTGGTGGGCGCAGGTCTCGCTGCGGGGGGATTTGCGGCAATCTCTTGGGACAGCGTTGAGAAGGCTGGAATCGGCATCGGCCTGTCTCCCGTCGTCGCCATCGTGATCGCCATTGTGGCGATGTATCTGATATCCGGAGTCCAACGAATCCTGCACTGGCACGACAACCATCCGGTCTTCAAGGGCCTGCAACTCGTAGCGGCCGCGGGACTATCGTTTGGACACGGTGCCAACGACGCCCAGAAAACCATGGGAGTCATGGCCGCCCTCCTTCTCGGGGCCGGCTACACGAGTGTGGGAACCGACGGAAAGACGATCGAGGTCCCCGAATGGGTTGCACTGTCCGCTTACGGCGCTATCGCCCTCGGCACGTTGTGGGGTGGCTGGCGAATTATCGAGACGATGGGCCTGAAGATCACGACGTTGCACGCGAACTCCGGTGCGGCCGCCAACATCGGTGCGACCACGGCGATCTTTGGCGCGACATCCCTAGGGATGCCCATCTCAACCACCCACGCTGCGGCTGGCTCCGTGGTGGGTGCCGGAGTTGCCTCGGGCGAAGGCGCCAACTGGCGGGTAATCGGCGAGATGCTGCTGGCCTGGCTGATTACGATTCCTGCTGTCGGAGCGGTGGCTTTTGGCCTCTACTGGCTGACACAGCTACCGATCGTCCTGGCCTGGATCGCCATCGGTGCGATTGTCATCGTGTTTGGTTCCTGGGCCATCTGGGCCATGCTCCACACTATCCACGCCAGTGACGTCGAGGCGGAGATTCTCAGTGAAGATGAACTCGAGGAGCCACTGCCCATGCACCCGCGGATCGAGGGCCACGGGCCAGTTGAGTGA